A window from Intestinimonas massiliensis (ex Afouda et al. 2020) encodes these proteins:
- a CDS encoding DUF551 domain-containing protein, producing MRIDELILSLRRGIHGCAILREVKQRLIDLEWRDPDVEIPRDDSFILALVSGKPKANITLISAACIASYCDSDGWIVEEYPEWENPTVEWWMPIPKPPEMSE from the coding sequence ATGAGGATCGATGAACTAATTTTGAGCCTGCGCCGAGGGATCCACGGGTGCGCGATACTCCGCGAGGTCAAGCAAAGATTGATCGATCTTGAGTGGCGGGACCCTGACGTCGAGATCCCGAGGGACGATAGCTTTATCCTTGCGCTGGTAAGCGGGAAGCCAAAAGCGAATATCACACTGATAAGCGCTGCTTGCATTGCAAGCTATTGCGATAGCGATGGGTGGATCGTTGAAGAATACCCCGAGTGGGAGAATCCCACGGTGGAATGGTGGATGCCGATACCGAAGCCGCCGGAGATGAGCGAATGA